A single region of the Plantactinospora soyae genome encodes:
- a CDS encoding ribonuclease J → MSQPGIDLEPPPELPEGGLRIIPLGGLGAIGRNMTVFEYDGKLLVVDCGVLFPDVEQPGVDLILPDFAPILDRLADVQAIVLTHGHEDHIGAVPYLLAHKPDIPLVGSEFTLALVEAKLAERRIDPYTLTVREGGRERLGPFECEFFAVNHSIPDALAVAIRTPAGLVLHTGDFKMDQLPLDGRITDLAGFARLGAEGVDLLLSDSTNAEIPGYVTPEREIGPVLDSIFVKARGRIIVASFASHVHRVQQVLDSASEHGRKVTFIGRSMVRNMGIARDLGLLRIQPGLVVGLDEATALPPDQIVLMSTGSQGEPMSALGRMATGDHRHITVAPGDTVVLASSLVPGNETSVYRVINQLSRAGALVIHKDVAKVHVSGHAPAGELLYLLNVVRPSNLLPVHGEWRHLRAHARLGIESGVPADGVVLCEDGDVVDLVAGRAKVVGHVKSRYVYVDGLAVGDVGESLLTERRILGDGGFISATVVVDSVTGKVVGGPTISAKGFSDDPDAFNPVIPLITEALSRAATEGITDPHQLQQIVRRTVGRWVNDAYRRRPMIVPTVVEV, encoded by the coding sequence AACATGACCGTCTTCGAGTACGACGGCAAGCTGCTGGTGGTCGACTGCGGGGTGCTCTTCCCCGACGTCGAGCAGCCCGGCGTGGACCTGATCCTGCCGGACTTCGCACCGATCCTCGACCGGCTCGCCGACGTACAGGCGATCGTGTTGACCCACGGGCACGAGGACCACATCGGCGCGGTGCCGTACCTGCTCGCCCACAAGCCGGACATCCCACTGGTCGGCTCGGAGTTCACCCTCGCCCTGGTCGAGGCGAAGCTGGCCGAGCGGCGGATCGACCCGTACACCCTCACCGTGCGGGAGGGCGGCCGGGAGCGGCTGGGCCCGTTCGAGTGCGAGTTCTTCGCGGTCAACCACTCGATCCCGGACGCGCTGGCGGTGGCCATCCGGACCCCGGCCGGGTTGGTGCTGCACACCGGCGACTTCAAGATGGACCAACTTCCGCTGGACGGCCGGATCACCGACCTGGCCGGGTTCGCCCGGCTCGGGGCGGAAGGCGTAGACCTGCTGCTCTCCGACTCGACCAACGCGGAGATCCCCGGGTACGTCACCCCGGAGCGGGAGATCGGGCCGGTACTCGACTCGATCTTCGTGAAGGCGCGTGGCCGGATCATCGTCGCCTCGTTCGCCTCGCACGTGCACCGCGTCCAGCAGGTGCTGGACTCGGCGTCCGAGCACGGCCGGAAGGTGACCTTCATCGGCCGGTCGATGGTCCGGAACATGGGCATCGCCCGGGACCTCGGCCTGCTCCGGATCCAACCGGGCCTGGTCGTCGGGCTGGACGAGGCGACCGCCCTGCCACCGGACCAGATCGTGCTGATGTCGACCGGGTCGCAGGGCGAGCCGATGAGCGCGCTGGGTCGGATGGCGACCGGCGACCACCGGCACATCACGGTGGCTCCCGGCGACACGGTGGTGCTGGCCAGCTCGCTGGTTCCCGGCAACGAGACCTCGGTCTACCGGGTGATCAACCAGCTCTCCCGGGCCGGTGCGCTCGTGATCCACAAGGACGTGGCCAAGGTGCACGTCTCCGGGCACGCCCCGGCCGGCGAGCTGCTCTACCTGCTCAACGTGGTCCGGCCGAGCAACCTGCTGCCGGTGCACGGCGAGTGGCGCCACCTGCGGGCACACGCCCGGCTGGGGATTGAGTCCGGGGTTCCCGCCGATGGCGTGGTGCTCTGCGAGGACGGCGACGTCGTCGACCTGGTCGCGGGCCGGGCCAAGGTGGTGGGGCACGTCAAGAGCCGGTACGTCTACGTCGACGGGCTGGCCGTCGGCGACGTCGGCGAATCGCTCCTCACCGAACGGCGGATCCTCGGCGACGGCGGGTTCATCTCGGCGACCGTGGTGGTCGACTCGGTCACCGGCAAGGTGGTCGGCGGACCGACCATCTCCGCCAAGGGCTTCTCGGACGACCCGGACGCGTTCAACCCGGTGATCCCGCTGATCACCGAGGCGCTCAGCCGGGCCGCCACCGAGGGCATCACCGATCCACACCAGTTGCAGCAGATCGTCCGCCGTACGGTCGGACGCTGGGTGAACGACGCGTACCGGCGACGGCCGATGATCGTGCCGACGGTGGTCGAGGTCTGA
- a CDS encoding S1 family peptidase, producing MAVATVAGLAAVTLPALAGDDPAQPKATAPAGPAREVLEALQRDLSLTEAQARARLTKEQWASRTAQRLRTELGAGFGGTWLAADASQLMVGVTDSAGADRVRAAGAEPKMVTRSARQLDAIKANLDRRAADATPDLAGWYVDVSNNRIVVRAQPGAESAVRQFVRSSGAQESAVQVVASAEAPVPLIDIRGGDGYQIDNAAQCSIGFSVVGGFVTAGHCGQTGSTTADADGVAQGVFRASSFPGDDWGVVETNDDFVPQPVVNDFGGGTLPVAGAQEAPVGTSVCRFGITTGARCGVVEALNATVNYPEGTVTGLTRTNACAEPGDSGGSWLSGDQAQGVTSGGSGDCTVGGTTFFQPLAEILAVNELTLVTTETGPAEPVDPPAADPPAATEPPAATEPPAATEPPAATEPPAATEPPAATEPPAATPPPGSECAHHKVAKSATLGNGHRQVQPAGRYFRAGKGRQTGCLDGPAGANFDLVLQKWSRGGWRTVAVANGPSADEQLSYNGTTGFYRYRVESRRGSGSYALGFSLS from the coding sequence GTGGCGGTGGCTACGGTCGCCGGCCTCGCCGCGGTCACGCTGCCGGCGCTCGCCGGGGACGATCCGGCCCAGCCGAAGGCCACCGCGCCGGCCGGCCCGGCCCGCGAGGTGCTGGAGGCGTTGCAGCGGGACCTCTCGCTGACCGAGGCGCAGGCACGGGCCCGGCTGACGAAGGAGCAGTGGGCGAGCCGGACGGCGCAGCGACTGCGTACCGAACTCGGTGCCGGCTTCGGCGGCACCTGGCTCGCCGCCGACGCCAGCCAGTTGATGGTGGGAGTGACCGACTCGGCCGGTGCCGACCGGGTCCGGGCGGCCGGGGCCGAACCGAAGATGGTGACCCGCAGCGCCCGGCAGCTCGACGCGATCAAGGCCAACCTCGACCGCCGCGCCGCCGACGCCACCCCGGACCTCGCCGGCTGGTACGTCGACGTCTCGAACAACCGGATCGTGGTCCGCGCCCAGCCCGGTGCCGAGAGCGCGGTACGGCAGTTCGTCCGGTCCAGCGGCGCGCAGGAGAGCGCGGTCCAGGTGGTCGCCTCGGCAGAGGCGCCGGTGCCGCTGATCGACATCCGGGGTGGCGACGGGTACCAGATCGACAACGCCGCCCAGTGCTCGATCGGCTTCTCGGTGGTCGGCGGCTTCGTCACAGCAGGCCACTGTGGACAGACTGGCAGCACCACCGCCGACGCGGACGGGGTCGCCCAGGGCGTGTTCCGGGCCTCGTCCTTCCCCGGTGACGACTGGGGCGTGGTGGAGACGAACGACGACTTCGTCCCGCAGCCCGTGGTCAACGACTTCGGCGGCGGCACGCTGCCCGTCGCGGGCGCCCAGGAGGCACCGGTCGGCACCTCGGTCTGCCGGTTCGGTATCACCACCGGCGCCCGGTGTGGCGTCGTCGAGGCACTCAACGCCACGGTGAACTACCCGGAGGGTACGGTCACCGGCCTGACCAGGACGAACGCCTGCGCCGAACCGGGTGACTCCGGCGGATCCTGGCTCTCCGGCGACCAGGCCCAGGGTGTCACCTCGGGCGGCTCCGGCGACTGCACCGTGGGCGGTACGACGTTCTTCCAGCCGTTGGCCGAGATCCTCGCCGTCAACGAACTCACCCTGGTCACCACGGAGACCGGTCCGGCCGAGCCGGTCGACCCGCCGGCCGCCGACCCACCGGCGGCCACCGAACCGCCCGCCGCGACCGAGCCGCCAGCGGCGACCGAGCCCCCGGCCGCGACCGAGCCTCCCGCCGCGACCGAGCCCCCCGCAGCCACCGAGCCACCGGCGGCGACCCCGCCGCCCGGCTCCGAGTGCGCCCACCACAAGGTGGCCAAGTCGGCCACCCTCGGCAACGGCCACCGGCAGGTGCAGCCCGCCGGTCGATACTTCCGGGCCGGCAAGGGCCGCCAGACGGGCTGCCTGGACGGACCCGCCGGGGCCAACTTCGACCTGGTCCTGCAGAAGTGGAGCCGGGGCGGCTGGCGGACCGTCGCCGTCGCCAACGGGCCCAGCGCCGACGAGCAGCTCTCCTACAACGGCACCACCGGGTTCTACCGCTACCGGGTCGAGTCGCGGCGCGGCTCCGGCAGCTACGCCCTGGGCTTCTCGCTGAGCTGA
- a CDS encoding DUF2784 domain-containing protein, protein MGYRMLVTLVLVLHFGFLAYLVVGGFLAWRWPRTAWLHLAAAAWAVLVVAARLVCPLTYAEHWARRRAGETGVGQGFIDRYIEGVVYPERYAALAQALVAALVLVSWIGLFRRLRAARPPRPRRRLRWRGSR, encoded by the coding sequence ATGGGCTACCGGATGTTGGTCACGTTGGTCCTGGTGCTGCACTTCGGCTTCCTGGCGTACCTGGTGGTCGGCGGCTTCCTGGCCTGGCGCTGGCCGCGTACCGCCTGGCTGCACCTGGCGGCGGCGGCCTGGGCCGTACTGGTGGTCGCGGCCCGACTGGTCTGCCCGCTCACCTACGCGGAGCACTGGGCCCGGCGACGGGCCGGGGAGACCGGCGTCGGGCAGGGCTTCATCGACCGGTACATCGAGGGCGTGGTCTATCCCGAGCGGTACGCGGCACTCGCCCAGGCCCTGGTCGCGGCGCTGGTGCTGGTCTCCTGGATCGGCCTGTTCCGCCGGCTCAGGGCAGCGCGGCCACCGCGGCCGCGAAGGCGGCTCCGGTGGCGAGGGTCGCGTTGA
- a CDS encoding type III secretion system chaperone family protein, with the protein MGSRVTPDELLSALEDARDLPDGDTKIAELDRIVAHADAAEDVRLGITARLTLIEAHAYHTERWRMLAPFEWCLAAFDRDPALFDPTEAELLRWYHKWAVVALRDSSRVGLARTEETLADLERRLGSGGHSPHAAYSLRCRIADHVGDESAARHWFAQWRDAPRDENSDCAGCDPANQAKLLTAWGRWAEAIEIVQPVLTGVLGCPEQPERTLASVQLAYLRLGRYDDAAQAHVRAYRRHRHERDAFPFLAEHLRFCALTGHYERGLDILARHLPWWDRPYDECSAMEFAAAGALLCRLAATAGFERHSIPRPAYADRLAAELTVTALGAELLAAAQDFAGRFDARNGTSHQSGRMAGWLAERPVPGVVALPPDGPVDEGSPTEQIPPGGRRELVGPLTTAAIVDVLRERADHYVVDPDGTVNGRWGDALIQFHRFGERREILHARVIAERRLSADRLAEAYEFCNAWNHDRLLPKAYVQDVGDGELILVGDVTTDLEHGVAAGQLGILVNATLATGAAFAAAVAALP; encoded by the coding sequence GTGGGAAGCCGCGTGACCCCGGACGAACTGCTCTCCGCGTTGGAGGACGCCCGGGACCTGCCGGACGGCGACACCAAGATCGCTGAGTTGGACCGGATCGTCGCCCACGCGGACGCGGCCGAGGACGTACGCCTCGGCATCACGGCCCGGCTCACGCTGATCGAGGCACACGCCTACCACACCGAACGGTGGCGGATGCTCGCTCCGTTCGAGTGGTGCCTCGCCGCCTTCGACCGGGACCCGGCGCTGTTCGATCCGACCGAGGCGGAACTGCTGCGCTGGTACCACAAGTGGGCGGTGGTCGCGCTGCGCGACAGCTCGCGGGTGGGCCTGGCCCGTACCGAGGAGACCCTCGCCGACCTGGAGCGGCGCCTGGGGTCCGGCGGGCACAGCCCGCACGCGGCGTACAGCCTGCGGTGCCGGATCGCGGACCACGTCGGCGACGAGTCGGCCGCCCGGCACTGGTTCGCGCAGTGGCGGGACGCGCCCCGTGACGAGAACAGCGACTGCGCCGGCTGTGATCCGGCCAACCAGGCCAAGCTCCTGACCGCGTGGGGGCGGTGGGCCGAGGCGATCGAGATCGTCCAGCCGGTGCTGACCGGCGTACTGGGCTGTCCCGAGCAGCCGGAACGGACCCTCGCCTCGGTGCAGTTGGCGTACCTGCGGCTGGGCCGGTACGACGACGCCGCCCAGGCGCACGTCCGGGCCTACCGGCGACACCGCCACGAACGGGACGCGTTTCCGTTCCTCGCCGAGCACCTCCGGTTCTGTGCGCTGACCGGGCACTACGAACGTGGCCTGGACATCCTCGCCCGGCATCTTCCCTGGTGGGACCGCCCGTACGACGAGTGCTCGGCGATGGAGTTCGCCGCCGCCGGTGCCCTGCTCTGCCGGCTGGCCGCCACGGCCGGCTTCGAGCGGCACTCGATCCCCCGCCCGGCGTACGCCGACCGGCTCGCCGCGGAGCTGACTGTCACCGCCCTCGGTGCCGAACTGCTGGCCGCCGCCCAGGACTTCGCCGGCCGGTTCGACGCCCGGAACGGCACCAGCCACCAGTCCGGGCGGATGGCGGGCTGGCTGGCCGAGCGGCCGGTTCCGGGCGTGGTGGCGCTGCCACCGGACGGGCCGGTCGACGAGGGGTCGCCGACGGAGCAGATTCCGCCGGGTGGTCGCCGCGAACTGGTCGGCCCGCTCACCACGGCGGCGATCGTCGACGTTCTGCGCGAGCGGGCGGACCACTACGTCGTCGACCCGGACGGTACGGTCAACGGCCGGTGGGGCGACGCGCTGATCCAGTTCCACCGGTTCGGCGAACGGCGGGAGATCCTGCACGCCCGGGTGATTGCCGAGCGTCGGCTGTCGGCGGACCGGCTCGCCGAGGCGTACGAGTTCTGCAACGCCTGGAACCACGACCGGCTGCTGCCCAAGGCGTACGTGCAGGACGTCGGGGACGGTGAGCTGATCCTCGTCGGTGACGTCACCACCGACCTGGAGCACGGCGTCGCCGCTGGTCAGCTCGGGATCCTGGTCAACGCGACCCTCGCCACCGGAGCCGCCTTCGCGGCCGCGGTGGCCGCGCTGCCCTGA
- a CDS encoding YbjN domain-containing protein, whose translation MPAPDPSDAPDLPGGGRPQHLQPLTNELLATVLDGRGYTYYTDSDGDLVGRWDDNVIYFFRLGTAGELLQIRTIAASRFSIDDVPGLYAFCNSWNLDRFWPKAFVHVNDDGSARVCGEVVTDLERGVTVAQLDQLVGCGISTGCQMSEAVAELRP comes from the coding sequence ATGCCCGCGCCGGACCCGTCAGACGCGCCGGACCTGCCCGGTGGTGGCCGACCGCAACACCTGCAGCCGTTGACCAACGAGCTTCTCGCCACCGTGCTGGACGGCCGTGGCTACACCTACTACACCGATTCGGACGGTGACCTGGTCGGCCGCTGGGACGACAACGTCATCTACTTCTTCCGGCTCGGTACGGCCGGCGAGCTGCTGCAGATCCGTACGATCGCGGCCAGCCGGTTCTCGATCGACGACGTGCCCGGCCTCTACGCGTTCTGCAACTCCTGGAACCTGGACCGGTTCTGGCCGAAGGCGTTCGTGCACGTCAACGACGACGGAAGCGCCCGGGTGTGTGGCGAGGTCGTCACCGATCTCGAACGCGGCGTCACCGTGGCGCAGCTCGACCAGTTGGTCGGCTGTGGCATCTCGACCGGCTGTCAGATGTCGGAGGCCGTGGCGGAGCTGCGGCCCTGA
- a CDS encoding ornithine cyclodeaminase family protein, with translation MTRFITDAEVAARLDAGTAVSTIREALLAAYEGRLVAPPRVSAPLAEGRLVLTAGQLTGEWYGFRSYDTFGHPEAEQVVALHDAGTGRVRAIAVGQEIGSRRTGALGGVAVDALARPEASTVGVIGAGGQAWTQVWAVAAVRRLSEVTVYSRTPAGREKFAARVRAELGIAARAVPSPAEAVRERDVVLLATTSPTPVISAADLRPGTHLNTVGHKQIGRAEFGTDLLDRADLLVTDSMAQAGAYEPPMLAAAAPYAGRLRSLGAVLAGAVPGRSTADQVTMFCSVGLAGGEVFLLDRLTREIPELTGSGAPPREVDQVAWSE, from the coding sequence ATGACCCGATTCATCACCGACGCTGAGGTGGCGGCCCGGCTGGACGCCGGGACGGCCGTGTCGACCATCCGGGAGGCGTTGCTCGCCGCGTACGAGGGCCGGCTCGTCGCGCCGCCCCGGGTCTCCGCGCCGTTGGCCGAGGGCCGGCTGGTGCTGACCGCTGGCCAGCTGACCGGCGAATGGTACGGCTTCCGCTCGTACGACACCTTCGGGCATCCAGAGGCCGAGCAGGTGGTCGCCCTGCACGACGCCGGTACGGGGCGGGTCCGGGCGATCGCGGTCGGGCAGGAGATCGGCTCCCGCCGTACCGGGGCGCTCGGCGGGGTGGCCGTGGACGCGCTCGCCCGGCCCGAGGCGAGCACGGTCGGGGTGATCGGCGCCGGTGGACAGGCGTGGACCCAGGTCTGGGCGGTCGCGGCGGTCCGCCGGCTCAGCGAGGTCACCGTGTACAGCCGTACTCCGGCCGGGCGGGAGAAGTTCGCGGCACGGGTCCGGGCCGAACTGGGCATCGCGGCGCGGGCGGTGCCGAGCCCGGCCGAGGCGGTTCGCGAGCGCGACGTGGTGCTGCTCGCCACCACCAGCCCCACTCCGGTGATCTCGGCCGCCGACCTGCGCCCCGGCACCCATCTGAACACCGTCGGGCACAAGCAGATCGGCCGGGCGGAGTTCGGCACGGATCTGCTGGACCGGGCGGATCTGCTGGTCACCGACTCGATGGCCCAGGCCGGGGCGTACGAGCCGCCGATGCTCGCCGCCGCGGCGCCGTACGCCGGCCGGCTGCGCTCGCTGGGCGCGGTGCTCGCCGGGGCGGTTCCGGGCCGGAGCACGGCGGACCAGGTGACCATGTTCTGCTCGGTCGGTCTGGCCGGCGGCGAGGTCTTCCTGCTCGACCGGCTGACCCGGGAGATCCCCGAACTGACCGGTTCCGGTGCCCCACCCCGGGAAGTGGATCAGGTTGCCTGGTCGGAGTGA
- the rimO gene encoding 30S ribosomal protein S12 methylthiotransferase RimO, with translation MVSAASSSAIPGRRVALLTLGCARNEVDSEELAARLHADGWQVSTDGEGADVVLVNTCGFVEKAKQDSIQTLMAAADTGAKVVAAGCMAERYGRELADSLPEAEAVLSFDDYPDISARLDAVLAGDKITAHTPRDRRELLPLTPVARQRSAVVVPGHATAGARPAGGTLVADEHTPAHLRQVLRRRLDSGPVASLKLASGCDRRCAFCAIPAFRGAFVSRTPDELLAEAEWLAGSGVRELVLVSENSTSYGKDLGDPRLLEKLLPQLAAIDGIVRVRASYLQPAETRPGLVEAIATTPGVAAYFDLSFQHSSEPVLRRMRRFGSTDRFLELLATVREFTPEAGARSNFIVGFPGETRSDVDELVRFVSAARLDAIGMFDYSDEDGTEAANLPGKVSAATVKRRYDRLSALADELCSQRAEERLGSTVEVLVDSVQDGVLEGRAAHQAPEVDGSTTLVAPAEGGVDLAVLRPGDLVRATVTGTEGVDLIAVPEEMISAAPRRAG, from the coding sequence ATGGTGTCTGCCGCTTCCTCCTCCGCAATTCCCGGCCGTCGGGTCGCACTGCTGACCCTCGGCTGCGCCCGTAACGAGGTCGACTCGGAGGAGCTGGCGGCCCGGCTGCACGCCGACGGCTGGCAGGTGAGCACCGACGGCGAGGGCGCCGACGTGGTCCTGGTCAACACCTGTGGCTTCGTCGAGAAGGCCAAGCAGGACTCGATCCAGACCCTGATGGCCGCCGCCGACACCGGGGCCAAGGTGGTGGCGGCCGGCTGCATGGCCGAGCGGTACGGTCGGGAGCTGGCCGACAGCCTGCCCGAGGCCGAGGCAGTGCTCAGCTTCGACGACTATCCGGACATCTCGGCCCGGCTCGACGCGGTCCTCGCCGGTGACAAGATCACCGCGCACACCCCCCGGGACCGGCGTGAGCTGCTGCCGCTGACCCCGGTGGCCCGGCAGCGCAGCGCGGTCGTGGTGCCCGGCCACGCCACCGCCGGAGCCCGTCCGGCCGGCGGCACCCTGGTCGCCGACGAACACACTCCCGCGCATCTGCGCCAGGTGCTCCGCCGACGCCTCGACTCCGGCCCGGTCGCCTCGCTCAAGCTGGCCAGCGGCTGCGACCGGCGCTGCGCGTTCTGTGCCATTCCGGCGTTCCGGGGCGCCTTCGTCTCGCGTACCCCGGACGAGCTGCTGGCCGAGGCCGAGTGGCTGGCCGGCTCCGGCGTACGGGAACTGGTGCTGGTCAGCGAGAACTCGACCTCGTACGGCAAGGACCTCGGGGATCCCCGGTTGCTGGAGAAGCTGCTTCCGCAGCTCGCCGCGATCGACGGAATCGTCCGGGTCCGGGCCAGCTATCTACAGCCGGCGGAGACCCGCCCGGGTCTGGTGGAGGCGATCGCCACCACACCGGGAGTGGCCGCCTACTTCGATCTCTCCTTCCAGCACTCCAGCGAGCCGGTGCTGCGCCGGATGCGCCGATTCGGGTCGACCGACCGGTTCCTCGAACTCCTGGCGACGGTCCGGGAGTTCACTCCCGAGGCCGGGGCGCGGAGCAACTTCATCGTCGGCTTCCCCGGCGAGACCCGGAGCGACGTCGACGAGCTGGTGCGCTTCGTCTCCGCCGCCCGGCTGGACGCGATCGGCATGTTCGACTACAGCGACGAGGACGGCACGGAGGCTGCCAACCTGCCGGGCAAGGTCTCGGCGGCGACCGTGAAGCGCCGCTACGACCGGTTGTCCGCGTTGGCCGACGAACTCTGCTCGCAACGCGCGGAGGAGCGGCTCGGCTCGACCGTCGAGGTGCTGGTCGACTCGGTGCAGGACGGCGTGCTGGAGGGGCGGGCAGCCCATCAGGCACCGGAGGTGGACGGCTCCACCACCCTGGTCGCGCCGGCCGAGGGCGGGGTCGACCTCGCCGTACTGCGGCCGGGTGACCTGGTCCGGGCCACGGTGACCGGTACCGAGGGCGTGGACCTGATCGCCGTACCGGAAGAGATGATCTCGGCGGCGCCGCGTAGGGCGGGATGA
- the pgsA gene encoding CDP-diacylglycerol--glycerol-3-phosphate 3-phosphatidyltransferase — MVNAANALTALRLALVPVFIGLVIASDMVDSGWRMAACLTFAFASMTDLVDGWIARRYALVTSFGKVADPIADKALTGTALVLLSWYDRIPWWITVLILTREFGVTLIRFWVIRYGVIAASRGGKAKTAVQILAIVWYLWPVPAGLVGVGPWILAVAVVVTVLTGLDYVVRALRLRRPGGVAAASGARPERAGGSDG; from the coding sequence ATCGTCAACGCGGCCAACGCGCTGACCGCGCTCCGGCTCGCCCTGGTGCCGGTCTTCATCGGCCTGGTGATCGCCTCCGACATGGTCGACTCGGGGTGGCGGATGGCCGCCTGCCTGACCTTCGCCTTCGCGTCGATGACGGACCTGGTGGACGGCTGGATCGCCCGCCGGTACGCCCTGGTGACCTCGTTCGGCAAGGTGGCCGACCCGATCGCCGACAAGGCGCTGACCGGGACCGCACTGGTCTTATTGTCGTGGTATGACCGTATTCCTTGGTGGATCACCGTGCTGATCCTGACCCGCGAGTTCGGGGTCACGCTGATCCGCTTCTGGGTGATCCGCTACGGCGTCATCGCGGCCAGCCGGGGCGGTAAGGCCAAGACCGCCGTCCAGATCCTGGCGATCGTCTGGTACCTCTGGCCGGTCCCCGCCGGGCTGGTCGGCGTCGGTCCGTGGATCCTGGCCGTCGCCGTCGTGGTGACCGTGCTGACCGGGCTCGACTACGTGGTCCGGGCACTGCGGCTGCGGCGTCCGGGCGGGGTGGCCGCGGCTTCCGGGGCCCGGCCGGAGCGCGCGGGAGGGTCGGATGGATGA
- a CDS encoding CinA family protein, producing the protein MDDAVRAVDSAAAAVVHALADRAESLAVVESLTGGLLAAAIVDIAGVSSVFRGGLVAYATELKSSLVGVPADLLAARGAVDPDVAVALAEGGRVRCGADWCLATTGVAGPEPQDGQPVGLVFVAAAGPSGTVVRRLELAGNRLQIRIEAVTGALRLLADRLHAEAAGSPAGRTG; encoded by the coding sequence ATGGATGACGCGGTCCGCGCCGTCGACAGCGCGGCTGCCGCCGTCGTGCACGCGCTCGCCGACCGGGCCGAGAGCCTGGCGGTGGTCGAATCACTCACCGGCGGGCTGCTGGCCGCGGCGATCGTCGACATCGCCGGGGTGAGCAGCGTGTTCCGGGGCGGGCTGGTGGCGTACGCGACCGAGTTGAAGTCGTCGCTGGTCGGCGTACCGGCGGACCTGCTGGCCGCACGCGGGGCCGTCGACCCGGACGTGGCGGTGGCACTGGCCGAGGGCGGCCGGGTGCGTTGCGGGGCGGACTGGTGCCTCGCCACCACCGGGGTGGCCGGGCCGGAGCCGCAGGACGGCCAGCCGGTCGGCCTGGTCTTCGTCGCGGCGGCGGGACCGTCCGGCACCGTGGTACGCCGGCTCGAACTCGCCGGCAACAGGTTGCAGATCCGGATCGAGGCGGTGACCGGCGCGCTGCGGCTGCTGGCCGACCGGCTGCACGCCGAGGCCGCCGGCAGCCCGGCGGGCCGGACGGGCTGA
- a CDS encoding helix-turn-helix domain-containing protein yields the protein MVLLRRVIGDALRARRQGQHRTLREVSSAANVSLGYLSEIERGQKEASSELLAAICDALGARLSELLRDVSDTVEVAEQPPGVLVPAQERPSTERMAPAERMAPAERIVPSRPKSGSSADEPVRGEPATQSAHVEAPLPRAALAEPAVRSLAEAGVRQLATDAVRQITTDGTVSVTVRQESPLKTTLRTTRRIRPAGNPERDVVCVG from the coding sequence ATGGTCCTGCTACGCCGGGTGATCGGTGACGCGCTACGGGCGCGTCGGCAGGGGCAGCACCGGACCCTGCGCGAGGTGTCCTCCGCCGCCAATGTCAGCCTCGGCTACCTCTCCGAGATCGAACGCGGGCAGAAGGAGGCGTCGAGCGAGCTGCTGGCGGCCATCTGTGACGCCCTCGGAGCCCGGCTCTCGGAGCTGCTCCGCGACGTCAGCGACACGGTCGAGGTGGCCGAGCAGCCGCCCGGAGTCCTGGTACCGGCGCAGGAGCGTCCGAGCACCGAGCGGATGGCCCCGGCCGAGCGGATGGCGCCGGCCGAGCGGATTGTGCCGAGTCGTCCAAAGTCGGGATCGTCGGCGGACGAGCCGGTCCGGGGCGAGCCCGCCACCCAGTCCGCGCACGTCGAGGCGCCCCTGCCCCGGGCGGCACTGGCCGAGCCGGCCGTACGCAGCCTGGCCGAGGCCGGGGTGCGCCAACTCGCGACCGACGCGGTACGGCAGATCACGACCGACGGGACCGTGTCGGTGACGGTTCGGCAGGAATCGCCGCTCAAGACGACCCTGCGGACCACCCGCCGGATCCGGCCGGCCGGCAACCCCGAGCGTGACGTCGTCTGCGTCGGCTGA